The window AACTGGTCCCCACGGTGTCGCCCGCAGCGATCCCAGTCAGCTGAACCATCGCCGGGTTCCAATACCGCACGCGGCCGTTGGCATTCAGAAACGCTATGCCATCCTGCAGGGAGTCGGCGAGCGTTTTGTAGAAGCCGAGTGAGCTCGCTGAATCAATGCCGCCAACGATAGCCGAAGGCTGCACCGAAAAAATTCCGGAGGGGACGGACGATAGGGCGTCAGCGACTTGATCGTTCATAGAATGGCAACACGCGGGGACGGCAGGAGCGGAAAACCTTGCTCCAATCCTAGGTCACACAATGCGCCCGCTCGGCTGCAGGACTCGATTTCTTCCGCAATCGTTACAACCGCACCCTCAGCCCGACTAAGAAATAGCTGTTCCAGCGAACCAAAACTTGCTCTGCGAACCGGTTCGACTTACCATGCAATGTTAGCGGCGGGGGTCAAACTCTGTAAAAACGGTTGGAATCCCATCTAAACTGGATGTGACCTCCATGACCGCCCCTCTCGTTCCCTTCCTCGCGAGTCACCCACGTGAGCCTTTCCGACGTCGATCGACTCTTGCTGCAGCGTTGTTTAGACCGTGAACCGCGGGCGTGGGAGAATTTCGTGGATCGCTTTGTGGGCCTCGTGGTCCATGTAGTGCACCGCACGACCGCCGGCCGCGGCATTTCGATTGATGATTCCACTCGCGACGACTACGTTGCCGAAGTGTTTCTAGTTTTAGTTCGGCATGATTTTGCGGTGCTACGTCGATTTCGCCGTCAATGCTCGCTAGCGACTTATCTCACGGTAATTGCCCGCCGTGTCGTCGTCAGGCGATTGCAGCAAGCACAGCGTGATACCATCGTGGATGGTCCGCGGCCGCAGGCTCAAGCGGCAGTCAAGCAGGCGGTCAACGACTCGCCCACGGAAATCCAGCGGATCGATAACGCCGAAGAAGTTGAGCATCTGTTAACGCGACTGGATACTCGCGAAGCCAATGTTGTGAGAATGTATCACCTTGAGGGCAAGTCCTACCAAGAAATCAGCCAAGCAGTCGGCGTCAACGAAAACTCCATCGGACCGCTGCTGCACCGCGCCCGCCAAAAGATGAACGGGCAATCCTAGGCAGTTGTGATCCGAATTGTCGCCTTGCCCTGAACGTGAATCCCCACGTTTGGCGAGATTCTTAACCAGGGGCTCGACATGAGCGAGCATCTGGCGATCACGAGTGGCCCCTTACTCGTTCGCTAAGCCGGCACGCGGGTACTTGCTAATCCATTTTTGGATTTGGCTGCCACTCATGTATCCTACTTCCTCGTCAAGAATCTTTCCGTCGCGAACGAGCATCAGCTTGGGAATGCTGAAGATTCCGTACCGTTCGGCTAGCTCAGGATTTTCATCGACGTCAATTTTGAGCACTTCCACGTCAGCGGGTAGTTCTCCAGCGAGCTCGTCGAGTTCACGCTCCACGTCGCGGCAAGGCGGGCACCAAGTCGCTCCGAATTTAACGATGACCAGTTTGTTGCTATCGATGTTTGTGTCAAAATGGGTTGGGATCGCTGTCGGAGTGGCGCGCGATGCTTGTGGTGGCTCGCAACCAGCACT of the Allorhodopirellula heiligendammensis genome contains:
- a CDS encoding RNA polymerase sigma factor, producing the protein MSLSDVDRLLLQRCLDREPRAWENFVDRFVGLVVHVVHRTTAGRGISIDDSTRDDYVAEVFLVLVRHDFAVLRRFRRQCSLATYLTVIARRVVVRRLQQAQRDTIVDGPRPQAQAAVKQAVNDSPTEIQRIDNAEEVEHLLTRLDTREANVVRMYHLEGKSYQEISQAVGVNENSIGPLLHRARQKMNGQS
- a CDS encoding thioredoxin family protein; the protein is MNTRQSRSNTFLIVAGLLSLLAYGSAGCEPPQASRATPTAIPTHFDTNIDSNKLVIVKFGATWCPPCRDVERELDELAGELPADVEVLKIDVDENPELAERYGIFSIPKLMLVRDGKILDEEVGYMSGSQIQKWISKYPRAGLANE